A segment of the Kazachstania africana CBS 2517 chromosome 2, complete genome genome:
TTTTCCTTGTTTTTCGCTCTTTTGAACCTTGGAATTATCTTTTGCGGTAGTTTCGATACCGAACACTCTATACAACAATTCATGTGAGTCTTCCTTGGCGACCATTAAGTTGATACACTTAGAACCCTTCCATACAGGTAAGAATAGACTTTCCTTTGTTTCACCTCTAGAGACAAGCATGAAAGCGCAACCAGAGcttaatttcttcatttccTGTACAAAAGTGTTATCAACTTGTTTAGCCTCAATGCTCTCAAAGTTTGGGAATGACTCAAGTAACAGTAGCTTCAACATTTCTGCGTTAGCCTCCACAACTCTTCTAGAGTTCATGTGATGCTTTAAAATTGGCAAAGATTCACTTTGAATTCTCCAAGAACATTCTATGTCACTTCTTTGAGagacaaaaaatttgacacctgaataaatgatttttaATCTGTCATCGTTGGCCTGAATGATGTCCTTAAGGGATGGTGAAACAGTATAGACAACTCTTGTTGGTTCACCAGTAGCATTACGGACCAAACAACAATTTCTGTCAAACTTATTATCAATACCATAGAAATCCCAACATGGTTTTATGGCCTCATGGTTTGGATCCACGAAGACAAATGGTTCTTCGTTAGCGTCACGAGGTagtttttcctttttctgAGGTTGAACTGGTACACTAGCTTCTTCGGTCTTGAGTTTCTTAGCAGCAGAAGTTGATTCAACTTCAGGTGTCGATGCAACTCTCTTATTTTGTTCAGAATCTTCTTGAACCTTTTCAATAACGGTAATGAAGAAACCACCTGTATTTTGTTGGTGGGGATAAACTCTGATACAATTCTCAAGATGAAAGTTTTtggcttcttcttcagaagGAGGAAACCAACTTTCAATAGTACCTTCATCacctttatttttttcagtcATATTTCTGTCAATAACGGGCCATTGACTAATTCCTTGGCTTCTAACAAGACCAGGTAATTTATCACCACAGTTAACGAGTTTAATTTTGTCACCCCAAGTTCTTAGAGCTTGTGCAACAACAGCTTCATTTTCGATAGGGTTTAAAGAACAAGTAGAATAAACTAATCTACCGCCGCtctttaataaatttagaCCTCTGTTCAAGATGTTGTATTGTACAGTATGTAATCCTAAACCACTTTGTGTGTTCCAATCCTTCCAGACATTAACATTTTTTCTCATAGTACCGTCACCAGAACATGGAACATCACATAGGattctatcaaattttagtaaatctttctttttatcGGAGTCATTActtattttgattcttgGAAAAAACTGGGCATCGTGGTTGACAACCATCAAGTTAGCACTGTTCAATCTCTTTAATTGATGAACTAACATATGAGATCTTCTAGAGTCTGCATCATTGGCGACAACAAACCCAGTTGGTTCATCAGTGTCCATATGTAGCGCTTCGATTAATTGAGCGGTTTTGGAACCTGGTGCAGCACACATATCAAGAACAGTGTGTTGTGGTTCAACTTCTAGCACAATTGGTGGAATCATGGAGACAGCTTCTTGTCTGGAGATATTACCAACTGCATTTTCTACCACTAAAAATCTTTGAGTCTTGGcaaattgttcattttttctaattaCAGTCTTTGAGACATCTAATTGCCAAGCCAACTTATTTGGATACCATGGTAGCTCAATAGGAGCCTTTAATTTTTCGCCTTCAAATTCAACATCGGTTAAATGTGGTAaatgtttttctttgaataagTTTAGGACTTCCTTTGCATGATTCCTAGAACCAGTAACCCTGAATGTTAGGGGTAGTGGTTCTTGACATGTTTTCTTGAAGCTTTCCCATTCTGTACCTGGAAATAAGTTTAATATAtctttataatatttttccCATTTTTCGTTTTCTTTAACTAATTCAGACCAGTTTTTCTGAGCTCTCGAATCATCACGAGCACCAAATGTCTTGTTCTTACCTTTACTAAACTTCTTTCTTCTAGCCATTCTTATAAATTATAATTGCTGGTAATTTTAGGCTACAAACAAAGTGCTGTAAATCATCTAAATGTACCACATACTCTTCTCTAAAATCATTTCGAATGCTCAtctctgaaaaatttttgatggaaaaaaaatacaggTCGTTCTACACGTTGAGTCGCATTATTCAGATATCAGTAGGAGCATCTCtataatttatcaatttggAGAGCATTTCAGAAGGTCCACCACTAACGCTTCTTGAACCGTCctcattatcttcatcagaacCAGCGTCCAATTCTAGCGTGCGGATTCTGTTTTCTTTAGCTTGTTCATCATGGCCGATgtcttcctcttcttctccttcttcttcgcTATCGTCACTGgattctgatgaagaagagtaGGAATCGTCCTCACTATCTTCGTCTCTTCGTCTTTTTCGTATACTTGGTTTGTTACTAATCAAAAAGTCctccaaaaatttctcgacAAGTAAGCCCAATGTGATTAAACTCGTTTCATCGAATGAATTTACCAATTGAGGATATTTTAAAAGACATAGTTGACTTACAAAATAATGCAGaactttcaaatcaatacGCGGTATTATGTCACCTTTGAACAGACCTTCTTTCCTGTCTTGTGAAGCTGCATTATCAAGATCTTCCCTTGACTTGAATGGTATGGGTACTAAATGGTTAACTTTCTGCGAGAGTATTTCATCTGCGCTAATTTTGTGAGTTTGAAATTCCttaatcaaattattgCACGCCTCATAAACGTTCCTATCCATATCTATTCACTTTTATATCTATGCTTCCTTACCATTTTACATTTACCATCCGTTCAAGACATTGATATCGCGTTATTATGTATATAATCTtatgagaaaaaataaGTTAGGCTTTAAAATCATGAACAAAATTGACAAAAatcttatattttatagAGGTAAAATGGATAGTATACTTACTTACATTTCAGACGTATTTAGGTTATGGTTGCTGTTCCTTGTCCTcccttttcttcaaaactAAAGGATGTCCAGTGACTCTGAGATAAATGTCTTCGACATCATCGGtcattgattcaaaatgaGAAGAGGCATCATAtgatcttgaaagaaagatattGTCTTTAGAACCATCTTCTTTTGGTTCAAATAGTTCTGCAATACCcatgaatttttcttcgatCGGCCCAAGTAATTTAAATGCAGGCTCTAATTCAATGTGTGGCTTATCGGTCTCAACAATTGTTGAAATGATTGCTAAATAGTGGCCCTTCGAACAGACGTTATGTGCATCGGAAACAACAGCGATGTAGATATCATTCTTTCTGTCAACTTGACTTTGAGGAATAATGATTTGTAAAGAATCAGCA
Coding sequences within it:
- the NCL1 gene encoding tRNA (cytosine-C5-)-methyltransferase (similar to Saccharomyces cerevisiae NCL1 (YBL024W); ancestral locus Anc_8.171) is translated as MARRKKFSKGKNKTFGARDDSRAQKNWSELVKENEKWEKYYKDILNLFPGTEWESFKKTCQEPLPLTFRVTGSRNHAKEVLNLFKEKHLPHLTDVEFEGEKLKAPIELPWYPNKLAWQLDVSKTVIRKNEQFAKTQRFLVVENAVGNISRQEAVSMIPPIVLEVEPQHTVLDMCAAPGSKTAQLIEALHMDTDEPTGFVVANDADSRRSHMLVHQLKRLNSANLMVVNHDAQFFPRIKISNDSDKKKDLLKFDRILCDVPCSGDGTMRKNVNVWKDWNTQSGLGLHTVQYNILNRGLNLLKSGGRLVYSTCSLNPIENEAVVAQALRTWGDKIKLVNCGDKLPGLVRSQGISQWPVIDRNMTEKNKGDEGTIESWFPPSEEEAKNFHLENCIRVYPHQQNTGGFFITVIEKVQEDSEQNKRVASTPEVESTSAAKKLKTEEASVPVQPQKKEKLPRDANEEPFVFVDPNHEAIKPCWDFYGIDNKFDRNCCLVRNATGEPTRVVYTVSPSLKDIIQANDDRLKIIYSGVKFFVSQRSDIECSWRIQSESLPILKHHMNSRRVVEANAEMLKLLLLESFPNFESIEAKQVDNTFVQEMKKLSSGCAFMLVSRGETKESLFLPVWKGSKCINLMVAKEDSHELLYRVFGIETTAKDNSKVQKSEKQGKEVTASPSEATEPGATAESSA
- the RRN10 gene encoding Rrn10p (similar to Saccharomyces cerevisiae RRN10 (YBL025W); ancestral locus Anc_8.172), translated to MDRNVYEACNNLIKEFQTHKISADEILSQKVNHLVPIPFKSREDLDNAASQDRKEGLFKGDIIPRIDLKVLHYFVSQLCLLKYPQLVNSFDETSLITLGLLVEKFLEDFLISNKPSIRKRRRDEDSEDDSYSSSSESSDDSEEEGEEEEDIGHDEQAKENRIRTLELDAGSDEDNEDGSRSVSGGPSEMLSKLINYRDAPTDI